DNA from Fusarium falciforme chromosome 7, complete sequence:
CAATTCTTGGTTGTTTTGCGGCTGTATTATTTCTATTGAGTTGCTCCGAGGCCCCCGCCCTGTGAAGCCCTTTGGCTAAGCACTGCCTCCAATCGTAGGTCAGTATTCAGGCCTGTGGACCTACACTCCCCAGAGAAGACAGAAAGGTCCAGGGTGGCTCGGCTGATGGGTTCTCTTGAAGATCTTAGTGAGTTAGCAGCGTAGCTCCATTCAACAGCTATTGTAgggttttctttctttctgtCAAAAACCAAAAAGCCAAACAAGTATTGCTACCTCTTGAATTTTACTTGACACCTGGAATTGTGAAATAtgcggtttatcccttgtgTTGTTCAATGAGTTCGTCGTCACCTATTACTGACATCTCCCCGTGTGCGTCTGATCTCTTCGCAACTATGCCTCCGTCTATCAAATCATTCTCCCCTGCTGCTCAATAGTGGCTGACAACTATTCACTCCCAGCCCTATCGTTCTGAGGATGGATAAGTGTTTTGCCCCTGTCAACATCAGATCGCGGGGAAATTGTGGGGATGCAGGTAATCGCAAGCAATGCTGTCTATTTTTCAGCTGGTTATACAACGCACCTTGTCACTCCAAGATCGACGTAGATCCAATTCCAGCTACCCTTAACCGTACTTAATTCTGATTCGAATGATGAGTCATGTCGGGGTCGTATCAAGGTGACCCTCTGCGGCTACCTCCACCACCCGCATCCATTGCACGACAAAGGCCGACTATCATATCGCCAATGAGCTGCCGTTCTTGCCGAAGGAGAAAAGTGAATCCTCCCACAACTTTCTATGGCCCGAAAGAAATCTGTTGACAAGATTGTAGTCCAAATGCTCCCGAGGTATCCCCTCTTGTGAAACATGCCAGAGGCATGGCTTTCAGTGCATCTACGGTAATCGACCTGAATTGAGAGACTTTGTTTCAAGTTGCACTGATCAAATACTTAGACGCTACTCCAAAGAAGCGCGTCTCTCACTCCCATTTGGTAAAGGACCTTCTTCGCCGCATGGATACGCTAGAGCGGCAATCCACGGATCCAGGTATGGAGAGCAACCAAGATGGAGCTACTCAGGCCACATCACCAGACAAAATGCTGGATTCATCATGTTCTGCTCCGATAAGAAATAATCTCCAAGTCAGCATAGCCACTCGTAGGGCAGTCTTGACGGCATTCTTCTCTCGCGTTCATGGCAATCCCTATGTGTTCCTTGACGAGGAGACCACAAGAAGCCATGTGATGAACGGCCAAGTCTCAGATGGGCTCCTTCACGCTCTGGTAGCCGTAGCCTCGCGGTAGGAAAACTCCAAGTAATCCTTCATGATCATGTCTAACGGTGAACAGGTATGTTCCTGATGCTGAGGGTGGGAGCAAGACAGACCAGGCCGCGCATCATTTGGGAGTTTCTGAGCAATGCGCCGATCTGAACGATATGTCCATGGAAACTGTGCAGACCCTAACTCTACAAGCCATGTGTCTAATATCTCTTGGCCGCGGGTCTGCAGCTTGGATGAAGATTGGCACGGCTATCCGCATGGCTCAAGGCATGGAGCCGCAAACACAAGCCATTTCTGACCATGCATCATCTCCTTTGAAAGTTAACCTAGCCCGACAGTGTACCCTTGCACTGTATGCGATGGACCGTTTCAGCGTTTGCGGGTCAAATCGGCCGATGATGATCAGCGACGACTGGGTTCAAGGGTCAGGACAATCAAGTGACCGGTCTGGCCTCAGCGCATTTACAAGGTTAGATCAGCCATCCTTTCGAAATATTGATCAAGGGCAAGTAATTCACGACCTATTTGCGGATATCCTGAGACTCCTCGGTCAATCGACCCGATACCTTCAGAAGGGCGGCGTTCAGGGCGACAGTCATTTTCCGTGGCATCAACAATCAATCCTCTCAAAGCTAGTTGGAGAGTTGACCGAATGGAAGACCCGAGTCGATGCAGCTATTCCATTTCACACTCTTGACTACTCCAATAGCATCAACGTCAACTGGCTCTGCCTGAGCTGGTTTTCGTATCATGCCATCCTGGTCCGCCTGTACCGACAGTTTCTGCCGTTGATCATGGTGGAAAACGCATCGGATTATACATCAGACCCATGGCAGAAGGAGACTTCAAGAAAATGCGTCGAACATGCGATTAAAATGGCCGAGTTATGCGATGAAGCCACAGGGCATGGCTACTCGTGGCCTTTCTTCACGTCGTATGCATATTTACCGTGTTTAATATACCGTGACCTCACTATTAACAGCGCAAAAGGTTTTGCCTCGCATCCGCAGCTACGGTACTCATACACGCCAAATACTACGATTTCGTAGCTGGAAGCGTTGAGTATCTGGTCACTATTGTCGAGCGGCTCATAATGATGCTTGCCGAGAACCCACTGGTAGAGCTCCAGGTGAGCATCTATCAGACCCTTGCTGAGTTGATGACTGATTGAAAAGCTGGAAATGTTGCGGAGAATGTACAAGTGCCACTCGGAGATGATTATAGAATACTGCTCTGGCACTTTGATGACAACAAACCTGGATCTGACACagttttataaaaggtatcCCAAGGGCGAGTTTGATCCCAGCCACATTCCTTTTGCGCAGCCAAAGAACTGGATGGAGGCAAGGTGAGATATACCATGATCCCTAATCTTATACATACTCACAAAACAGTCTCGATGGGCCAGACGACCTCTTCTCATTGGGCTCTCTGCCCAAGAAGTTGAGCAATTTACGAGGAAGTCCCTATACATTCCAAAGAGCTGGTGCATCCATGTCTCAGACACCAAGACCCTCGGAGGCTAGCGAAAGTTGGTCAAACCAGTGTCACGTTTCTGGAATGATGAGTTGTCTTGATGACTATCTTCGACTCGACGATGAGCATTACACTCCAATGCCGGTAGACGAAAATCAGATCACACAGGCTTACGAGCCAATGGATGAGGAGCTTCTAAAATCAGTAAGATACACCAAACTCTCTCGTGCCGTTTACTAACAACCACAGCTTTTAGAGTATATAGAGGGTGATCGTGTAGTTTGAGAGTTTCGAGGTTAATATGCGCATTTTCATTTCTTCTTCACAGGTCTCACGAGACGAGAATACGTATACACTCATGGTGCTTATGCTTTGCTTCGCCCTAAATAAATCATCTTCTGCCCACCTGGCGGCTACGCTAAGAAGCAAGATTAACCTCTCCAATACGGCAAAACTAATAGAAGTCGCCGTAGAAAAAGATAATAGGGATACCTCTAAAGGCCCTTGTAGATCCTCGGAGCCTATATAGCTACTAGTTCACCATATCCAACGTCCGCGCGGCGAGCATGCTAACCTCGTTGACAATCAGCAGATACTTTTCCTACTAATCCATCTATGACGGTCTGTTAATATAGCGATCGGACGAGTTGGAGGGCCTAATCCCATCGGCACCCTTGTCTCTATTGGCACTCATGCGTGATGCGTCCTTAGAGAAGTTGCGAGCCGGCGATACCGTGCCTGGCATGCCGTTCCCTCCCTGCCTCTCTAAACCCAGCCAGCCCCTCGATGAGCACAGAGTAAGCAACGCTGATTGCCGCGCGGCAACCATCAGTTCATTGATACTCCCCACGCCGTATGAGTCACTCCGGCCGGCTCCGTCCCACTTTTCCTAAATATCGATCAACACATGCTTTTCGAGCAACGTATCGGAACATTACCAAAGTACCAGAGGCAGATATAAGTTGAGGAGAGGGATACTGGATGATAACAGCGGAAGCTTTAAATTACCAACCTTCAATATTGACACGAGCTTGCAAAATGGACATTGAAGAGCTTGACCACGGCCGACCACCGACGCCTTCCCATCACCCTACCGCAGGTGTTCGCATGCTCCGTCAGGAAATTAAAGCCATTGTTTCCTTTGGGCTTCCAGACTATGACCTGGTATCGATCACGCAGATTCCACCTGGAAAGTCCTTCAATAATCGTATCTACTTCCTCAAGCTAAAACATTCTGCGAGCAAGGCCATGTTACTACCAGGAACCCTGTCGCAGCCAGAGCAAGTCGTCTTAAAGGTCAACGGCCGCTTCTTTGGGGCAAATAAGATTCAAAACGAAGTGTCCTGCTTTCAGCTTCTCCAGAGATACTGCCCTGATATCCCGTCGCCGCGTGCCCTGGCCTGGTCTGAGGATGGACGTGTCGCGACTTATGCAACTTCATGTCAGACAAGGACATGTTCCCTTGATATGCCGCCCGGCGTGGAAAAGCCTGAGCATGGCGGGTGGATATTAATGTCATACGTTCCTGGAAGCCCAATGCCAACCGCCGACCTGAGCGACGCGATTCTCACAGATCTGGCCAAGCAGCTCGGTGATATTATCGTGCGCTTGAGGCGAAACATTCCTCCTCAAAAGCGCTGCGGAAACATTCGTCTCCCACCTAGAAAGCTCGGAGAGCAATGTGTGCCCGGAGTAGATGGCACAGCTCTAACCATCCGTGACATCATCCAAGAGGGCATTGAGGTCAACGATCCTATCACCACTGCAAACGAGTACTACCGGCTCAGGTTGACGGATAAGCTACGAGAGCTCGAAACTTCCAATATCTACGCCCCAAATAGATCCCTCGTAGAGCCTCTCCGTGCTTTCATATCCGAGCAGCTCCCGCACCTCGAGCTTACCGACGGCGACGGCATCCCCTCCGGCGAGTTCGTTCTGACACATTACGACCTCTCTCCGCGCAACGTCCTCATCTCGGGCCGGCCGCCCCGCATCACCGGCCTCGTCGACTTTGAGTTTGCGGGCTTCTTCCCGCCCGTCGACGAGTTCCTGAACGACGTCGTCAACAATGGTGGGGAGTGGCCGCGCGAATTTTACAAGGCGTACCTGGCACGCCTCCACGAGAAGGGGGTTGCGACGCCGGTACGGGGGTTCGATCCAGATGTATGGAACCGTAATTGCTGGCTTGAGACGCTTGTAGGGAGCATTGCGCCGTGGTACTTGCCCGGCGGCTGGAAGGGGGAGGAGTTGCAGGCCAAGCTGAGAGAGGTAGAGGCTAATGCGAAGGAGATGTTGAAGAGGCTTATTAGGGATCATGGCAAATATAGGGAGCGGGCAATTCAGTGACGCGACGATGAGACGCCGTAGAGGCCTTGAAATACATTTCAGACTCAGTGTGGTCCCAGCCGCCCACAGCCGGCGCTACCTATTGGATGAAACGGAGGGAAAATGCGATCAAATGATATAGATCACGAAGATGATGGTTAAGGGGTGCACGATGTCGGGTTGTTTTTGCTGTCTGCCTTATTTCTGCCTTTTATCGGTGACCTCACGCAGTCAAGGGGGACAGAGTATGTATGGTTTGGCTGCAACGAGTCACCTGTCGCTGCGGTCTTGTGCGTAAACGCGTTAGACCGTAGCGTCAGAGAGGGCCACGTCCGCGGCCCCCTGTAGGGAGGCAAGTATACAGAGGGAAGTTGGGGCGAAAATCGAGTCTTGACTGTGGAAGAGTTGACGAGCCACTTGCAGAGGCGAGCAATTGACTCCCGTGAGGCAATTTCAGGAGGGAAGAACCCCTCAGTAAGCCCTCCACGGCGGGGAAGCCTATTCTGCAGTGTGGTCGTCACATGAGGCGATCCCAATAACAATACCCCTTTAGGCCTTTTCTCTAATATACGCATCCTCTTGTGTATGTGTAGCACCAACTTTCCATAACTATTGCAGAAGGATTTTGCCTCAGCAGTGTTCCAACGCAGGTGCAATACAGTTGCATTTGcatttatctaatattaaggtaatcATGCCGTCTTTACTTTTATCATGACGATGCAGGGCATTATGCCACCAGGACACCCTAGATACATTCACCATGTAAGCCACCAAAGACCGCCCCACGCAAGCTTGCAAATAACACTCATGAAAATCTTCTTAGCAGGCTCTTGGCAATAAATGATGTAAATAAAGGCACCTTGAAACCCGCCATAGCCAtcttcgttcctcaagaTTCTTTTGCGCAAACCGCGACCGGTTTGCCTCTCCAGTTGCGATTGTGGCTCATGGCCTCTCCTTAATCACAATCAACCTCTTCCCATTGGCGGAAAGATTCGTTACGCTGATTCGCGGACTCTCGAAATGCCGGGTACTCGACAGCGCTCCACTGCGATTAACGTTAACAAGGCCTGGATATTCAAATAGGCAAAGAACGCTAAAATGTTTATCCACATACTTAAAACCCCATCCTTTTTGGCGCTGGACGACATCTCCGGTCATTGGTAGGGGGCTTCAACAAGCATGGAATGTTTGGTACTCGTTCACGACGCGTCCTTCAGCTTCGTCGTCGATCTAGCTGCCAGCATTACAGGGTACCACATCCAGGCCAGTGACATCACAAAACATGAGGAGAAAGGCCCATTCATCTTTGCTGTCCAGCGAGAAAGGGTTGTACAATCAGGTGAAAGGTCTCCTCGACTGCAGGGGCTTCGGCCAACCTCTCTCGTCATCAATGTGGCGTCCCTCGACTCGGTCATAAGGACAGAACCCAATCTCCATCTGAAATATGATCATGAATATCTCTTCTGGCCCACAAAGTTCTCGTGCAAGGGCTTTTCCAGATTTCTTGCCCTGGTCACTGGCCAAAGCGATCCTCTGGCACAAATCAAAAGCAAGCAGCGCTCAGCATATATCGGTCTCACTTACCCCGACATCCGTGTTTCTTTGTCCAACATGCCCATTGTTTCGGTTGGTGCAGACGCACTGGAACTTCGAGTAGATCTGTTGAGGGAAGAAGATCAGCTGGGTGATATCCCAACCCTTGGATACGTCGCTGAGCAGCTCGTGGCTCTTCGATTGCAGTCGGAGTTGCCCATCATCTTTACAATTAGACTTGAACCATCAGGAGGCCGGTAAGTCACCTTATCTCGAAGATATCTACATTAGACTAATGAGAATAGTTGGCCCCTAGAGCAAAAGGATCTGGCAATCGAGTATCTACGATATGGGTTGCTATGGGGTGTTGACTTTATCGATGTTGAGGACTTGCTTGATAACGACCTCAGAAACTTGTTGGTTTCCCAGAAAGGCCATACTAAGGTTATTGCATCGCATCACGACTTCTCCGGCAGCCTTGACTGGTCGTCCTCAGACACCGACCAAGTGTACAACACTTGCGCATGTTATGGCGATGTGGTCCTCATGGCCGGAATTTCTACTAACCTTAGTGATGCTTCCAAGATTCGTCAGTTCCGAGACAGGATGAATAGCCTTGATGGCAACAAACCTCTAGCTGCTTTCAA
Protein-coding regions in this window:
- a CDS encoding APH domain-containing protein, coding for MDIEELDHGRPPTPSHHPTAGVRMLRQEIKAIVSFGLPDYDLVSITQIPPGKSFNNRIYFLKLKHSASKAMLLPGTLSQPEQVVLKVNGRFFGANKIQNEVSCFQLLQRYCPDIPSPRALAWSEDGRVATYATSCQTRTCSLDMPPGVEKPEHGGWILMSYVPGSPMPTADLSDAILTDLAKQLGDIIVRLRRNIPPQKRCGNIRLPPRKLGEQCVPGVDGTALTIRDIIQEGIEVNDPITTANEYYRLRLTDKLRELETSNIYAPNRSLVEPLRAFISEQLPHLELTDGDGIPSGEFVLTHYDLSPRNVLISGRPPRITGLVDFEFAGFFPPVDEFLNDVVNNGGEWPREFYKAYLARLHEKGVATPVRGFDPDVWNRNCWLETLVGSIAPWYLPGGWKGEELQAKLREVEANAKEMLKRLIRDHGKYRERAIQ